The following nucleotide sequence is from Bdellovibrio sp. ArHS.
GAAGCGTTGATTTCAATAAGAGTCGATGCTTTTTCGGAATTGTAAGACGTCAAGAAACAGTATCCGTGAGACATGCCTTTACCACAGGAAGCCAAGTCATAGTCGATACCTGGAACCAAAAGCTGGAAGGCCACTTCCATTTTTTCCTCTTTACCGAATTTAATAAAGGAAATGGTTCCTTTTACTTCCTCTTTCATTTTATCCAACGCCACGTCTTTATTGGGAAGTGGAATCGAGAAACGTGTCGAGGCAATAAGGTATTCGGTGTTTTCCGTAAGGTACGGAGATCCGTGATTTCCGCCAGAGTTGGGGATCTCGATAATCTCAGTCGTCTTGAATGTCTTTAAATCAATTTTGGCAATACGAGGAGTGTTGTTGGCATTGATATAGACGTAACGACCGTCCACTTTTCCGTCCGTTAAAGACAATTGCGGATGGTGCGAATCATCCCACGGGACGAAGCCGTGACTGGTGTTCAACATTTTTTTTGTTTCTTCGGTAAATCCGTAGCCGTTTTCAGGATTCACTGAATACACGGGAATCACTCTAAGAAGTCGACCTGAAGGAAGGCCGTAGACTGCGAGCTGACCGCTGAAACCTCCAGATAGAAATGAGTAAAATTCGTCGTGCTTACCAGGTGCTACATAAACTTTTTCTGCTGCGTTTTTACTGACCGATGCGCCGCCCGCGCTGGAGGGTTTCTTCGGCGTACAGGCAAACATTGATGCCGCAAAGCCGATGCCCACTGCGACAGTGACCATAGTTTTGTTATTTATTTTCATGGCAGTTCCTTTCATTTTTTTTGACGTTGCCATTGGTGTTTGTGCCATAACATGACTTACATCACTTATCTTAATTCGTTGTTCGGATATTATGTCCTTCGTCATAAGGAGATAGAATATGCAGAAAATTGTCTTAGCGTTTCTTGTTATCAATATGTTTTCAGTTGTGAGTTGTACGAAGAAAGAAGAAGTGAGTAGTCCCGATGTTTTCTCTGCGGCTGCAGCACCTACGACTGGAGGTGGAGACATTGGAGTGGGTCCTATTACTTCTCTGGTTCTTGAGTCAGAAATTAAAGCCGACTTGGTTAAACATGGTACGGAAGTTTTTTCGGCTAAATGCGCTGCTTGCCATAAGATGGGAGAAAGATATGTGGGGCCGGATCTGAAAGGTGTCACGGAACGAAGAAAGCCCGAGTGGATCATGAATATGATCTTGAATCCTCAAGAGATGACACAAAAGGATCCAATCGCTCAGGAACTTCTGGGTGAGTACATGACACAAATGACTTTTCAGAATGTCACTCAGGATGAAACCAGAGCGATTCTTGAGTACTTCCGCAGTATCGATAAAAAATAGAGGAAAAAGTATATGAAAAAGATAGTTGGTTTAATGGTGATTGCTGTTGCACTCAATTCCTGCACCAATAAAGCAGATGTTTCTTCAGAAGGAACGGCGGCGGCTCCGGTGCCAGGACAGGCCGCGGTGGTCGATGATGTTTCACAAAAGAATGTTGTGCAGATTGCTGTGGGTTCTAAAGATCACACGGTGCTGGTGAAAGCACTTCAAGCGGCAGAGCTTGTTGACGTTCTAGCTAATCCCGGGCCGTTTACGGTATTTGCTCCTGTGAACAGTGCTTTTGATAAACTTCCTGCGGGCACCGTGGAAGGTCTTTTGAAAGCGGATAAAAAAGAGGCGCTGGCAGATATTCTTCAGCATCACGTTTTTGTTGGAATTCTTAAAGAGGCGGATTTGACTGACGGGCGCGTCTTGAATCAAGTCGATCTGACCGATGTGACGATTCACCGAAAAGACGGCAAGCTTTATGTGGACGATGCTTTGATCGTAGCTTCGGTCCCTGCTGCGAATGGTATTATTCATATCATCGATGGCGTACTTTTACCGAAGAAGAAATAGATTTCCTCCGGAGAGTGTCTCGACTCATTCTCCGGGCGTTGTTCCTAGAACCCACGGCACTGTTGTCGTGGGTTTTTTATTTGCGTCGCAACAGGAATAGAACTGGGCAGGCGCCGGCTTGGCAACATCGTTTCGCGATGTCTTGGAAAGAGCCTTGATTGTTATCCAGTGTTTTAATCAGGATCATGGCCTCTTTTGAGAGCTGGGAACTTTGACATTCGCTTCCGGAAAACAAACGAACCACTCGCATGGTGCACCTCCGCCTTATTCAGGATACGGGAAGGCTTGTATAAGAATCCAGTTGTTGAGAATAAATCCCGCTAGGTGAAAATTCGTTGAGAAATCCTCCGAAGGAGGATTTCCGCCATTTTGCTGATCTTGATTTGCTTCCCTAATATGAAAGAGGAAGTTCAATTTTTAAAGAGGCACCTGCCTTCTGATTTATCGCCCGCTGATTGGAGATGTGAATGCTGCCGTTGTGAAGTTCAGCTATAGTTCGCATAATTACGGCGCCCAGGCCTAAAGAGATATGGCCTCCTTTGGTGATTTTCCTTCCTTGAAATTCCTTGCGAACGCCAAAGTTTTTTAAAGACTCGTCGTCGAAGCCGGGGCCGTCGTCATTGATATGGATTTGAAGTTTGTCTTTTTCTTTCTTTAGTTCGACATGGACTCTTGTTTCCGCATAACGAGAAGCGTTGTCCAATCCATTTCGTAATAGGCGTAAAATCAAGTGAGGGTCACCAAGTACAATGCCTTCGATGTCTTGCAGTTGGGTGTCGAGTGTCCAGGTCAGGCTGTTCCCCGAAGCATTTTGTCGCGTTTTAATTTCTTGAAGCAGAAGCTCTTGCAAATCAATGTGCGCAGTGGTGGCTTTATAATGGGGCTCATCGAGAGCGGCGATTGTCATCAGTTTTTCCAGAAGATCTTTCAAATAGTCCACCTCACTATTTAAGACACTAAACAGATGGTGTTTTTCCTCGGAACCTAATTTTTCGTGATGAAGTTCCAAAGTTTCAAAATTCGTTTTCAAGCTGGTTAAAGGAGTGCGTAAGTCATGTCCTAGTTCCTGTAGCAGTTCCTTTCTTTTTTTTTCGGTGGTATGGATGCGGCCCACCAGCATTTCAATTTCTTCAGCCATCCGATTGAAGTCCACCATCAGTCCCGCAAATTCATCAAAGCGCCGGATTTCAAAGCGGGCTTTCAGGTCGCCTTGCTCCAGACGATGAAGAACCGAGCGGGCTTCGTTTGATTTTCTATGAAGATAGAAAAATAGTACAACCAATGCGATTACCAGCCCGATCAGGATCATCGCCGAAGTCAGAACAGCCTGCGCGATCAATAGAGGTGCGAAGGGCAGGGATTTATTCTCGCGAACCACTAAAAAGAGCGGAAGATCGGTGGCAAGCTTAATCACAGAGACAGACGGTCGAAGACGGAAGAAGTCCTCCTGATTGAGAATTTTCTTTTCGTCATTGGGACGAGGCAAGGACGACCAAGACAGGTTCCATTTCGACGGCCCTTTCTGTGCAAGAATTTCACCCGTTTCAGAGACCAACCACATCTCAGGACCCGGCGGTGGTCCCGGCGGCCTCGGCGGTCTTGGTGGACGAAAGCCATTCGGTGGTGGTGGCATATGAGGGCCTGGCGGACCAAACGGTGGAGGAGGACCGAAACCCTGATCTTCCTGCAGAATCTTTTTTGCATGACGAAGATCTTCCCAGGACATTTTTTGAA
It contains:
- a CDS encoding c-type cytochrome, which encodes MQKIVLAFLVINMFSVVSCTKKEEVSSPDVFSAAAAPTTGGGDIGVGPITSLVLESEIKADLVKHGTEVFSAKCAACHKMGERYVGPDLKGVTERRKPEWIMNMILNPQEMTQKDPIAQELLGEYMTQMTFQNVTQDETRAILEYFRSIDKK
- a CDS encoding fasciclin domain-containing protein — protein: MKKIVGLMVIAVALNSCTNKADVSSEGTAAAPVPGQAAVVDDVSQKNVVQIAVGSKDHTVLVKALQAAELVDVLANPGPFTVFAPVNSAFDKLPAGTVEGLLKADKKEALADILQHHVFVGILKEADLTDGRVLNQVDLTDVTIHRKDGKLYVDDALIVASVPAANGIIHIIDGVLLPKKK
- a CDS encoding ATP-binding protein; its protein translation is MNRKALIKMSLFGILLALVLSVTSLLFLNRFASTQASRFREEFLTFYASSLSRKIQKMSWEDLRHAKKILQEDQGFGPPPPFGPPGPHMPPPPNGFRPPRPPRPPGPPPGPEMWLVSETGEILAQKGPSKWNLSWSSLPRPNDEKKILNQEDFFRLRPSVSVIKLATDLPLFLVVRENKSLPFAPLLIAQAVLTSAMILIGLVIALVVLFFYLHRKSNEARSVLHRLEQGDLKARFEIRRFDEFAGLMVDFNRMAEEIEMLVGRIHTTEKKRKELLQELGHDLRTPLTSLKTNFETLELHHEKLGSEEKHHLFSVLNSEVDYLKDLLEKLMTIAALDEPHYKATTAHIDLQELLLQEIKTRQNASGNSLTWTLDTQLQDIEGIVLGDPHLILRLLRNGLDNASRYAETRVHVELKKEKDKLQIHINDDGPGFDDESLKNFGVRKEFQGRKITKGGHISLGLGAVIMRTIAELHNGSIHISNQRAINQKAGASLKIELPLSY